A single Deltaproteobacteria bacterium DNA region contains:
- a CDS encoding CoB--CoM heterodisulfide reductase iron-sulfur subunit B family protein — MRDLTFYPGCALQSMTWDYRESISHVVGALGLRLLELPDWTCCGATAAHSLDERMAILLPGRNLAVAEAEGRDLAVACPMCFKRLSLCREMLRQKRADDLWSLHLDFSVVDLARYLSSKPMLQKIQQRLRFPLTGMKVVCYYGCQVVRPPKITGYSDYENPMHLDHLVQAVGATPLDWSFKGTCCGASSGIARKDIGLTLVAKLLTWARATGADAMVVCCPLCQNNLDLLQPELRERHGWHWQLPIFYYTEILGVAFGLQAIVPGLKSHLVDPQPLIARLRQISTEDREMIASG, encoded by the coding sequence ATGAGAGATCTTACTTTCTATCCGGGCTGTGCCCTCCAATCCATGACCTGGGACTACCGGGAATCCATCAGCCACGTGGTGGGCGCTCTCGGACTCAGGCTACTGGAGCTGCCAGACTGGACCTGCTGCGGCGCCACTGCGGCTCACAGTCTAGACGAGCGCATGGCTATATTGCTGCCGGGCCGCAATCTTGCCGTCGCAGAAGCAGAGGGCCGTGATCTGGCGGTAGCTTGCCCCATGTGTTTCAAGCGATTGAGCCTCTGCCGAGAAATGCTCAGACAGAAACGAGCAGATGATCTCTGGTCTCTGCATCTCGATTTTAGCGTTGTCGATCTGGCCCGCTACCTGTCCAGCAAACCCATGCTGCAGAAGATACAGCAGCGGCTGCGATTTCCCCTTACTGGCATGAAAGTCGTTTGCTATTACGGCTGTCAGGTCGTTCGTCCTCCAAAGATCACCGGCTACAGCGACTACGAGAATCCAATGCATCTCGACCATCTTGTCCAGGCAGTCGGCGCTACCCCTTTGGACTGGTCCTTCAAAGGAACCTGCTGCGGTGCCAGTTCCGGCATCGCGCGCAAGGATATCGGCCTTACTCTGGTGGCAAAATTGCTGACCTGGGCACGTGCCACTGGTGCTGACGCCATGGTAGTCTGCTGCCCACTGTGTCAAAACAATCTCGATCTTCTGCAGCCAGAACTTCGCGAGCGACATGGATGGCACTGGCAACTGCCGATTTTTTACTACACCGAGATCCTTGGTGTGGCCTTTGGGCTGCAGGCCATTGTTCCAGGGCTGAAGAGCCACCTCGTGGACCCACAGCCTCTTATTGC
- a CDS encoding CoB--CoM heterodisulfide reductase iron-sulfur subunit B family protein codes for MKYAFQRCCTTPIFLKQYELSTNAVLEKLGVEIVDIKDMSCCGYPLRNYNFKAHVLSSARNLALAESRGLHLLTMCNCCYGTLKHVAHMLQENEKLQEEINELLAREQLTFQGSIQARHLLEVLYHDIGLETLKRSVVRTFQGLKIATHYGCHLLRPRHIIQFDNPFSPRKFDQLVELTGAESINWASKTDCCGSPVWGINDELSMDLTATKLSNAKKSGADYLCVACAYCQLQFDRVQQLLLARRTAACRLPSILYPQLLGMSLGIDEKVLGMHMNQLSIDMAEMLCARIGTAGSPGPCVHV; via the coding sequence ATGAAGTACGCCTTCCAACGCTGCTGTACCACACCCATTTTCCTCAAGCAGTACGAACTTTCCACCAACGCCGTCCTTGAAAAACTTGGGGTGGAAATCGTCGATATCAAGGACATGAGTTGCTGCGGCTATCCTTTGCGAAATTATAATTTCAAAGCCCATGTGCTCTCCTCCGCCAGAAACCTGGCGCTAGCCGAAAGCAGGGGACTCCACCTTCTCACCATGTGCAATTGCTGTTACGGAACCCTGAAGCATGTAGCCCACATGTTGCAGGAAAACGAAAAATTGCAAGAAGAAATCAATGAGCTTCTTGCCAGAGAACAACTGACTTTCCAGGGAAGCATTCAGGCCAGACATCTACTAGAGGTTCTCTATCACGACATCGGCCTCGAGACCCTGAAGAGAAGCGTCGTCCGTACCTTCCAGGGTCTGAAGATCGCTACCCACTACGGCTGTCACCTTCTCAGACCAAGGCACATCATCCAGTTCGACAACCCATTCTCACCACGCAAGTTCGACCAGCTGGTGGAACTCACTGGAGCGGAGAGCATCAACTGGGCAAGCAAGACGGATTGCTGTGGCTCTCCTGTCTGGGGTATCAACGACGAGTTGTCAATGGATCTCACCGCCACCAAACTCAGCAACGCCAAGAAGTCGGGCGCCGATTACCTCTGTGTTGCCTGTGCCTACTGTCAGCTCCAGTTCGACCGGGTTCAGCAGCTGCTGCTTGCCAGAAGAACTGCTGCATGTCGGCTGCCCTCTATTCTCTACCCCCAACTTCTGGGCATGAGCCTGGGCATTGATGAAAAGGTGCTGGGGATGCATATGAACCAGCTGTCCATAGATATGGCAGAGATGTTGTGTGCAAGAATTGGCACTGCTGGCTCGCCTGGACCATGTGTACACGTATGA
- a CDS encoding 4Fe-4S dicluster domain-containing protein, producing the protein MEQQVQLLPLSAGDQLWAHAIAMETGIQVASCYQCLRCTNSCPVSTFMDIKPHQAVRLVQFGQREKLLESSAVWVCLSCEMCSTYCPNEIDVAGLMNHLKNSVISSGRKPAEKEIALFHEIFLDVLHKYGRINDLQLMQRYKWRLLTAGNLPPLDEVRKDVKLGMSLFRRKRLRLLPERSRAVKEIRALLHHYGR; encoded by the coding sequence ATGGAGCAACAGGTACAGCTGCTGCCACTTTCAGCCGGAGACCAACTGTGGGCGCACGCCATAGCCATGGAAACAGGCATTCAAGTGGCCTCCTGTTACCAGTGTCTGCGCTGCACCAATAGCTGTCCAGTGAGCACCTTCATGGACATCAAGCCTCACCAGGCAGTCCGGCTGGTTCAATTCGGCCAGAGGGAGAAACTGCTCGAGAGTTCGGCAGTGTGGGTCTGCCTTTCCTGTGAGATGTGCTCTACCTACTGCCCGAACGAAATAGATGTGGCCGGCCTCATGAATCATTTGAAAAACAGTGTAATCTCCAGCGGCAGGAAACCGGCCGAAAAAGAAATAGCCCTTTTCCATGAAATATTCCTGGATGTTTTGCACAAGTACGGTCGGATCAACGATCTGCAACTCATGCAGCGCTACAAGTGGCGGCTGCTCACAGCAGGCAATCTTCCACCTTTGGATGAGGTGAGAAAGGATGTCAAGCTGGGTATGAGCCTGTTTCGCAGAAAACGGCTTCGCTTGCTGCCGGAAAGGAGCCGAGCAGTGAAGGAGATACGGGCCCTCTTGCATCACTATGGCCGCTGA